From Candidatus Dadabacteria bacterium, the proteins below share one genomic window:
- a CDS encoding Fic family protein, translating to MWIHEHHNWPDFTWDLKKLASKLVNIRHRQGRLLGRMEGLGFELKQEASLGTLTSDVVKSSAIEGENLNPQEVRSSIARRLGIDIAGITSVNQDIEGIVEMMLDATQQSIKPLTKDRLFDWHAALFPTGRSGMRRITVGGWRSVESGPMQVVSGPIGREKVHFEAPNAEHLEHEMTGFLVWFESKDDTDPVLRAGIAHLWFVTIHPFEDGNGRIARAITDMALARADGMGDRFYSLSSQFESERKDYYDQLEKQQRGTPEVTGWFEWFLDCLGRAIARAEDTLSTVLFKAQLWEKINRQPVNKRQRLIINRMLEHDFRGHMSTSKYAKLAKCSTDTALRDIQHLKSLGIFIQNPGGGRSTSYRLPDTIN from the coding sequence ATGTGGATACATGAGCATCATAACTGGCCGGACTTCACTTGGGATCTCAAAAAACTCGCTTCCAAGCTTGTCAATATTCGACACCGTCAGGGTCGTCTGCTAGGCAGAATGGAAGGATTAGGTTTCGAACTCAAGCAAGAAGCAAGTCTCGGAACACTGACAAGCGATGTCGTTAAATCATCAGCCATCGAGGGAGAAAATCTGAACCCGCAAGAGGTTCGCTCATCAATCGCTCGCCGACTAGGGATTGATATCGCCGGCATTACGTCAGTGAACCAAGATATTGAGGGTATTGTTGAAATGATGCTGGATGCGACCCAGCAATCTATCAAACCTTTAACAAAAGACAGATTGTTTGACTGGCATGCGGCACTGTTTCCAACAGGTCGCAGCGGCATGCGTCGCATCACAGTTGGTGGCTGGCGCTCCGTCGAATCCGGTCCCATGCAAGTGGTTTCAGGTCCTATAGGACGTGAAAAAGTTCATTTCGAGGCTCCAAACGCAGAGCACCTTGAACATGAGATGACGGGGTTTCTGGTATGGTTTGAGAGCAAGGATGATACTGACCCCGTGCTCAGAGCCGGTATTGCCCATCTGTGGTTTGTGACAATTCATCCATTTGAAGACGGTAATGGACGTATTGCAAGAGCGATTACCGATATGGCCCTGGCGCGTGCTGACGGCATGGGAGACCGCTTTTACAGCCTTTCATCGCAATTTGAATCTGAGCGCAAAGATTATTATGACCAGTTGGAAAAACAGCAACGCGGCACGCCGGAGGTAACAGGTTGGTTTGAATGGTTTCTGGATTGCCTTGGTCGTGCAATTGCCAGAGCCGAAGACACACTGAGCACCGTGTTATTTAAAGCACAGCTGTGGGAAAAGATTAATCGGCAACCTGTCAATAAACGTCAGCGTCTGATTATTAATCGTATGCTGGAGCATGATTTTAGAGGGCATATGAGCACCTCAAAGTATGCAAAACTGGCCAAGTGCTCCACAGATACAGCATTACGGGACATTCAGCACTTAAAGTCACTCGGCATTTTTATTCAGAACCCTGGCGGCGGACGAAGCACAAGCTACCGCTTGCCGGATACCATTAACTGA
- a CDS encoding VacB/RNase II family 3'-5' exoribonuclease: MSSKRELQILKLLSENKGESLSEGNILRGLDMPERKREKLRATLKSMAFEGKLKRTSKGRYRLRKRWKKSAAKDSRHLDFPVSLLNGNRKKIVPTSLSNGNSLRVLADLRKTPRGFVACPRKAELFEYEVETRGWKKSFSDGELVVIEIKPGRQSARVTERLGISGEIETEKKGIISEYGLAKGFSRNVTKEVAGLSAELSNGNLSSRVNLEKETIFTIDGDDAKDFDDAVGVMKIRKGYRLRVSIADVSHYVACGSACDEEAARRATSTYLSDRVIPMLPKRLSNDLCSLRPRRRRLTKTVEMDFDSSGRLKDSRIYNSVIKSCARLTYSEAAAILEGNGTASSSRGKNIVISLLLMRELYCKLKELRIGKGGLDFDFPEAVLLRDSKGEVSDVDRLKRNVAHEIIEEFMIMANSVVAEFIFRNGFESIYRIHESPDPDSIEQLRENLLKIGIKANFGGQIKQQDIQAVIKAASGRKDREQINFMILRALKKAVYSTKHVPHFGLAIDDYTHFTSPIRRYPDLVVHRIIDEILQKRTPSYDSARLKRIAERCSILERTAEDAERQFMNLETANFMKSRVGDVFHGKILSIHPFGVFIEIEEHFVEGLIPEHFYKIKGRKRKWFNLGEEVRVKLVSADMERRRLTFNLAS, translated from the coding sequence ATGTCAAGCAAAAGGGAATTGCAGATTCTAAAACTGCTCAGCGAAAACAAGGGGGAAAGTCTCTCCGAGGGCAATATTCTCAGGGGGCTTGATATGCCCGAGAGAAAAAGAGAGAAGCTCCGGGCTACGCTGAAGAGTATGGCCTTCGAGGGGAAGCTTAAAAGAACTTCCAAGGGTCGTTACCGTCTTCGAAAACGTTGGAAAAAGAGTGCTGCGAAAGACAGTCGGCACCTGGATTTCCCTGTATCTCTTCTTAATGGGAACCGCAAGAAAATCGTTCCAACCAGCCTCTCAAATGGTAACTCCCTGAGGGTTCTGGCCGATTTGAGAAAAACCCCGAGGGGATTTGTTGCCTGTCCCAGAAAAGCGGAACTCTTCGAGTATGAGGTTGAAACCAGAGGGTGGAAAAAGAGTTTTTCCGACGGGGAACTCGTGGTCATAGAGATTAAGCCGGGGAGACAGTCAGCAAGAGTGACCGAGCGCCTAGGGATATCCGGAGAAATTGAAACTGAAAAAAAAGGGATTATCTCCGAATATGGTCTTGCGAAGGGTTTTTCGCGCAACGTGACAAAAGAAGTCGCGGGTCTAAGCGCGGAGTTATCAAACGGGAACCTTTCCTCGAGAGTGAATCTTGAAAAAGAGACTATTTTCACCATAGACGGGGATGACGCGAAGGATTTTGACGATGCGGTAGGCGTAATGAAAATCCGCAAGGGGTACAGACTCCGGGTAAGTATCGCGGACGTTTCTCATTACGTGGCTTGCGGAAGCGCGTGTGATGAGGAGGCTGCCCGCAGGGCCACCAGCACCTACCTTTCAGACAGGGTGATTCCCATGCTTCCCAAGAGACTCTCAAACGATCTTTGCAGCCTGCGCCCCAGAAGAAGACGGCTTACCAAGACGGTCGAGATGGATTTCGATTCCTCGGGAAGACTCAAGGACTCGAGGATATACAACAGCGTGATAAAAAGCTGTGCGAGGCTTACGTACTCCGAAGCCGCGGCCATTTTGGAAGGGAACGGCACTGCTTCATCCTCCCGTGGCAAAAACATCGTTATTTCCCTGCTTTTGATGAGAGAGCTTTACTGCAAGCTCAAGGAGCTTAGGATTGGCAAAGGAGGCCTTGACTTTGATTTTCCCGAGGCCGTGCTGCTTCGCGATTCCAAGGGAGAGGTAAGCGACGTCGACAGGCTTAAACGGAATGTTGCCCATGAGATAATAGAGGAGTTCATGATCATGGCCAACTCCGTTGTCGCGGAGTTTATTTTCAGAAACGGTTTCGAATCGATTTACAGGATTCACGAATCCCCGGACCCGGATTCCATAGAGCAACTGCGTGAAAACCTTCTCAAGATAGGCATCAAGGCAAACTTCGGAGGACAGATCAAGCAGCAGGACATCCAGGCGGTGATAAAAGCTGCTTCGGGGAGAAAGGATCGGGAGCAGATAAACTTTATGATTCTGCGCGCGCTCAAAAAAGCCGTTTACTCAACAAAGCATGTTCCCCACTTCGGTCTTGCTATAGACGATTACACCCACTTCACTTCCCCCATAAGGAGGTATCCTGACCTTGTTGTTCACAGGATTATCGATGAAATACTGCAGAAAAGAACACCTTCCTACGACTCCGCCCGTCTCAAGCGGATAGCCGAACGCTGCTCGATTCTGGAGAGAACAGCCGAGGATGCGGAGCGCCAGTTTATGAACCTTGAGACGGCAAATTTCATGAAAAGCCGCGTGGGTGACGTATTCCACGGGAAAATACTGAGCATACACCCCTTCGGGGTTTTCATAGAAATAGAAGAACACTTCGTCGAGGGACTCATCCCCGAGCATTTTTACAAGATCAAGGGCAGGAAAAGAAAGTGGTTCAACCTCGGAGAGGAAGTTCGCGTGAAGCTTGTATCAGCGGACATGGAGAGAAGAAGGCTTACTTTCAATCTAGCATCCTGA
- the pilM gene encoding type IV pilus assembly protein PilM — protein sequence MVGIDIGSSSVKIVELSYGGGTYRLENMGEAMLPRDAIVRKSISRGDIVSGVVSSLVSKLGVRTKKAVIGVSGEAVALEVVNVPRIFLREDMEKLVPDLVRTSLRKDVSGVNYSYTSLFRRNGKSEETQVLVAAVSKKTAQEYKSSLFSAGLRAQAIDVDAMALSNCYTVFCRGRGQKVALVNIGASGTNLSVLDGTVPFVLKDISLGGQWITFRLMEEFKITYEEAERIKFSLKGYGRYDEIENVFTDFVARATDEIKTVLDEAGDVIDRIILSGGSSRIATLADVLGEATGVQVEISNPFQNITVSDSRFDPEYIEHLAPKMAVAVGLALRGL from the coding sequence ATGGTTGGAATAGATATAGGTTCAAGTTCTGTCAAGATTGTGGAACTTTCCTACGGGGGTGGAACCTACCGGCTTGAGAATATGGGAGAGGCTATGCTTCCTAGAGATGCAATAGTCCGCAAGTCGATTTCAAGGGGCGACATAGTTTCGGGGGTTGTATCAAGTCTCGTTTCTAAGCTCGGCGTGAGAACGAAAAAGGCGGTTATAGGAGTTTCCGGCGAAGCCGTTGCTTTAGAAGTCGTAAATGTTCCCAGAATTTTCCTCAGAGAGGACATGGAAAAACTTGTTCCGGACCTTGTGAGAACCAGTCTTCGCAAAGACGTTAGCGGAGTTAATTACAGCTACACTTCGCTTTTCCGCCGCAACGGGAAATCCGAGGAGACCCAGGTGCTGGTTGCGGCAGTTTCGAAAAAAACGGCGCAGGAGTATAAAAGTTCGCTTTTCTCGGCGGGACTCCGCGCCCAAGCAATTGATGTTGACGCCATGGCCCTTTCAAACTGCTATACAGTTTTTTGCCGCGGTCGCGGTCAAAAGGTGGCGCTTGTGAATATCGGAGCGTCAGGGACTAACTTGAGCGTTTTGGATGGTACAGTGCCCTTTGTGCTGAAGGATATTTCGCTTGGGGGACAATGGATTACGTTTCGTTTGATGGAGGAATTCAAAATTACCTACGAAGAGGCGGAGAGAATAAAGTTCAGCCTTAAAGGTTATGGCAGATATGACGAAATAGAAAATGTTTTTACTGATTTCGTTGCTCGTGCCACTGATGAGATAAAGACGGTTCTTGATGAAGCGGGAGACGTAATCGACCGAATAATTCTTTCCGGGGGATCTTCAAGAATAGCAACTCTCGCCGATGTACTTGGAGAGGCCACTGGGGTTCAGGTCGAGATTTCAAATCCTTTTCAAAACATCACTGTTTCGGATTCGCGTTTTGATCCTGAATACATTGAACATCTGGCCCCGAAGATGGCAGTTGCGGTGGGACTTGCGCTTAGGGGTTTGTGA